Proteins found in one Nostoc sp. NIES-3756 genomic segment:
- a CDS encoding GumC family protein, whose translation MTMESLRSIEEVDIHKYIEVLQRRWLAVVGVFGLSLALGCLYAFSLKPSYKADGSLMIMTNRTFSLTGLPQDIGKLEPLNVNDNPLETQVRIIGSNPVLERTINTLNLKEANGKKLSIRIFAQQLKIEGIKGTDVVQISYKSNNAEQAAKVVNTVIKSYIDLNIQANQDEAVTAKQVILREIPKAEESVKKAESELRIFKEINKIVALEQEATVAVDTVSKLSNQISQAQAQLNDVKGRLEQLRAQAQVNSQQGVIASELSQAPGVQKVLAELQETQSKLAIERTRFEPEHPAITALEEKVAVLEKLLKERTGEVAGNAPVTQGSLQVGQLRQSLIADITRAEAQRVGLERQITTLIQQRDAYIKRANYLPKLEQNQRELERRLQAAQGTYETLLKKRQEIDIAQNQKIPNARVISYALVPDFPEGPRKILFVIGGGAVGIFLGIIAAFSIDLIDRSVKTVKEAKEVLRYTVLGVIPTLGRNSKDESPIPGLDRPVPKIIGRDIPYFPLGDAYQILQVNLKFLCSDKPLKSIVVTSSVPKEGKSEVSANLAVTMAQAGRRVLLVDADMRHPIQHHIWELSNEIGLSNVLIGQVTLEDAVQEVMPNLEVLPCGILPPNPVAMLDSQRMATLMSNFARDYDFIIFDTPPLTGIADAAVLSTLTDGILLVVRPGVVDFDSANAAKEFLTQSGQKVLGIVINGVNIKNEPNGYIYSYKEPQLESKSLSGSLMKLSKRR comes from the coding sequence ATGACAATGGAATCTTTGCGAAGTATCGAAGAAGTAGACATACACAAATACATAGAAGTTCTGCAACGGCGTTGGTTGGCTGTAGTAGGAGTTTTTGGATTATCACTGGCCTTGGGATGCTTGTATGCGTTTTCGTTAAAACCTTCATACAAAGCAGATGGCAGCTTGATGATTATGACCAATCGTACCTTCTCTTTAACAGGTTTGCCGCAAGATATAGGCAAACTAGAACCGCTAAATGTGAATGATAACCCTTTAGAAACTCAAGTGAGAATTATCGGTTCAAATCCCGTGCTTGAGAGAACCATTAATACTCTTAACCTCAAAGAGGCCAATGGTAAGAAGTTATCGATTCGCATCTTTGCACAACAACTGAAGATAGAAGGGATAAAAGGTACAGACGTTGTACAGATATCCTATAAAAGCAATAACGCTGAACAAGCTGCCAAAGTTGTCAATACAGTTATCAAAAGTTATATAGATTTAAACATTCAGGCAAACCAAGACGAAGCTGTCACAGCCAAACAAGTTATTCTTAGGGAAATACCTAAAGCCGAAGAATCTGTTAAAAAAGCTGAATCAGAACTACGCATATTTAAAGAAATTAATAAAATTGTCGCCCTAGAACAAGAAGCTACTGTAGCAGTTGATACTGTCTCCAAACTCAGCAACCAGATTTCGCAAGCGCAAGCACAACTAAATGATGTTAAAGGGCGTTTAGAACAGTTACGCGCTCAAGCCCAAGTTAATTCACAGCAAGGTGTTATCGCCTCCGAATTGAGTCAAGCACCAGGAGTACAGAAAGTGCTGGCTGAACTCCAGGAAACACAAAGTAAATTAGCAATAGAGCGGACTCGGTTTGAACCTGAACATCCAGCAATTACTGCCTTAGAAGAAAAAGTTGCAGTGCTGGAGAAGCTCCTGAAAGAGCGGACAGGAGAAGTAGCAGGTAACGCACCTGTCACACAAGGAAGCCTACAAGTTGGGCAATTGCGGCAAAGCCTAATAGCAGATATTACTCGTGCTGAGGCGCAGCGTGTTGGTTTAGAAAGACAAATTACCACCCTCATACAACAACGAGACGCTTATATTAAACGAGCAAATTATCTGCCAAAACTCGAACAGAATCAACGAGAGTTAGAACGGAGGTTGCAAGCTGCTCAAGGAACCTATGAAACACTCTTGAAGAAGCGCCAAGAAATCGACATCGCCCAAAACCAAAAGATTCCTAATGCGCGTGTTATATCCTATGCTTTAGTCCCTGACTTTCCTGAAGGCCCCCGCAAAATCTTGTTTGTTATCGGTGGAGGAGCAGTTGGGATTTTCTTAGGAATTATTGCTGCCTTCAGTATAGACTTGATAGATCGGTCAGTGAAGACTGTGAAAGAAGCTAAAGAAGTCCTCAGATATACAGTTTTAGGAGTCATTCCCACACTGGGCAGAAATAGTAAAGATGAGTCTCCCATACCTGGACTCGATAGACCTGTTCCCAAAATCATTGGTAGAGATATCCCTTACTTCCCTCTTGGCGACGCATACCAAATACTCCAAGTAAACTTGAAGTTCCTCTGTTCTGATAAACCACTCAAGAGCATTGTAGTTACCAGTTCCGTTCCCAAAGAAGGAAAATCAGAAGTATCCGCAAATTTAGCTGTGACTATGGCTCAAGCTGGTCGCAGGGTGCTATTAGTTGATGCAGACATGCGCCACCCAATACAACATCATATTTGGGAGCTATCCAATGAGATCGGATTAAGTAATGTACTCATAGGCCAAGTTACTTTAGAGGATGCCGTACAGGAAGTCATGCCAAATTTAGAGGTGCTTCCTTGCGGAATTTTACCACCCAATCCTGTAGCCATGTTAGATTCTCAACGCATGGCAACATTGATGAGTAACTTTGCTCGAGATTACGACTTTATTATTTTTGATACCCCACCGCTTACAGGCATAGCAGATGCTGCCGTTTTAAGTACTCTCACCGACGGCATTCTGCTAGTGGTTCGCCCTGGTGTAGTTGACTTTGACAGTGCGAATGCAGCTAAAGAGTTTTTAACTCAATCAGGACAGAAAGTATTAGGAATAGTTATCAATGGCGTGAACATTAAAAATGAACCCAATGGTTACATTTATTCCTACAAAGAACCGCAACTTGAATCCAAATCACTATCTGGTAGCTTAATGAAACTATCTAAAAGACGGTAA
- a CDS encoding glycosyltransferase family 2 protein, with protein MNTREIKTSCLINNYNYAKFLVEAVDSTLNQTVKFNEIIIVDDASTDNSAEVIAKLAQEPYVKYILKEKNQGQLSSFNTAFLAATGDIIFFLDADDTYEPEYLETALNFYDRRRECDFAFCAYKKFGAAEGVFQDYAVDLDLGYSVIKTMCNGEWIGSITSTLSIRKEILTKILPIPYTEDWRVRADDCLVWGASLVGAKKFYISRPLVNYRIHQSNQFHNKQASVLNKDYEYKRWWKRNSLFNYILQKNNLTLPYLLASTSLNELKTIPCPTIKDFILYLKIIFLFERNFYWKVKGVFLLWSYLLKISLTGKLQKRSI; from the coding sequence ATGAATACAAGAGAAATTAAAACTTCCTGTTTGATTAATAATTATAATTACGCAAAATTTCTTGTGGAAGCTGTTGATAGTACTTTAAATCAAACAGTCAAGTTTAACGAAATTATTATTGTTGATGACGCATCTACAGATAATTCTGCTGAAGTAATAGCTAAGTTAGCCCAGGAACCATACGTTAAATACATATTAAAGGAAAAAAATCAAGGTCAACTTTCATCATTTAATACAGCTTTTTTAGCTGCCACAGGAGATATTATATTTTTCCTAGATGCTGATGATACCTATGAACCTGAATATTTAGAAACAGCCCTCAATTTCTACGATAGACGTAGGGAATGTGATTTTGCCTTTTGTGCATACAAGAAATTTGGTGCAGCAGAAGGGGTTTTTCAAGATTATGCAGTTGATTTAGACTTGGGCTATTCAGTCATCAAAACTATGTGCAATGGTGAATGGATTGGCTCTATCACTTCAACATTGTCAATTCGTAAAGAAATACTCACCAAAATTTTACCCATTCCCTACACAGAAGACTGGCGCGTTAGGGCTGATGACTGTTTGGTATGGGGTGCTTCTTTAGTAGGAGCGAAGAAGTTTTATATATCTCGACCTTTGGTAAATTACCGAATACATCAAAGTAATCAATTTCATAATAAACAAGCTTCAGTTTTAAATAAAGATTATGAATATAAAAGATGGTGGAAACGAAATTCTTTGTTTAATTACATTCTTCAGAAAAATAATTTGACTTTACCCTATTTATTAGCTTCTACATCTCTCAATGAACTCAAGACTATTCCCTGTCCAACTATTAAAGATTTTATATTGTATTTAAAAATCATATTTTTATTTGAGCGTAATTTTTATTGGAAAGTGAAAGGAGTCTTTTTACTCTGGAGCTATTTATTAAAAATTTCTCTGACAGGGAAACTACAAAAAAGGTCGATATAA